The genomic interval TGTAATGGATTTGAATAAATTATATCCAAATTTTTTCACAAAAATAGGGGTTAGCCTCATTTTTGAATGGTTAAATAATGAAGTATAAACCAAGTCTGATTGAGCATGTATCATAGGAACTAAAAATCCATCTTTAATATTAATTTTCTGAGTTATCACAGTTAATGTATCAACTGACAATAATGGAATTTTTAAAGCACAACACAATCCTTTTGCGGCAGATATTCCTATTCTTAAAGAAGTGTACGATCCTGGACCTTTACTAACACAAACTGATTTCAGATGATTCAGATCAATCTTTGAAATATTAATAGCATATTGTATCAATAAATGTAGTTTTTCTGAATGAATAAATTCATCTGAATATTCTTCTATAGAAAGAAGACAGATTCCTTTTCTTGCTATGCTTACTGAACAATTTTTTGTAGAAGTTTCCAAATTAAGAATTAAAGACATTTTAATTATATTATTTTATTAATTTTTTTGTAAAAAAAGAAGCAGATCAAATCAAAAAAAAATTATCAATGATAGATACAAAAAAAACAATCAAACATATTGTTAGTTGGCTGAAAGAATATATCAAAAAATCTCAATCAAATGGATTTATTATAGGAATTTCGGGTGGTATAGATTCTTCGGTTACATCCGTTTTAGTAGCCATGACTACACATCCTACTATTACATTAGAAATGCCTATTTTAGAAAAAAAAAAAAATTTTTTATCACAAAAACATATTAATTTTTTAAAATCTAAATTCATCAATGTTCATTCCTTAAAAAGGGATCTATCTTGTTTGTTAAATAATTTTTGTACAGTAGTAAATACTGATGATAATAATGTTACTACTATTACTGAAATCAAAAAAAATAAAAATCTAGCTCTAGCAAATATAAAATCTAGGCTTCGTATGATGACTCTATATTACTACGCAAATATAAAAAACTATCTAGTCGTAGGAACTGGAAACAAAATAGAAGATTTTGGAGTTGGATTTTTTACAAAATATGGAGATGGTGGGGTAGATCTTCACCCAATAGCTGATTTAACTAAAAGTGAAATACGTTCTATAGCTAAAGAATTAAATATTCTTGATTGTATTCAAAATGCAATACCTACAGATGGATTATGGGATGATCAAAGATCGGATGAAGAACAATTAAAAGCTTCTTATGAAGAATTGGAATGGGCAATGAAAATGTCAGAAAAAAAATTAAAACGTATCTCTTCTTTTAAGGAAAGAAAATATGAAATTATGAAAATATATCAAACGTTACATAAAAAAAACATTCATAAAATGATTCCTATTCCAGTTTGTAAAATTCCTAGAAATTAGAAAAAAAAATTTAGAAAAACTGATCAAAAACATCTTATTACTCCACAACTAATAGACTAGTATATAGAACATATTATCAATACCTGACCTACAATAGAAATAGAATATCGTTTTCGTACCTTTGTTGAGCATGAGTCAATTTCTGCATGAAAGAACATAAAAAAATTTTAGAAAAAAAAACTGATTCAGGAGATACAGAAACTCCATTACGGAATGATGCTTTTTGTATGAATGATGAAGAAAAAATAGATAAAATTGAAAAACATTTTTTTCATATTATGAAAATACTAGGATTAGATATGAATGATGATAGTTTACGAAAAACACCAAAACGTGTAGCAAAAATGTTTATAAAAGAAATATTTAGTGGGCTTAATCCCAAGACTACCCCTAGATCATCTACATTTGAAAATAAATATCAATACAACCAAATGTTAATAGAAAAAAATATCACGGTTTATTCTACTTGCGAACATCATTTTCTTCCTATTGTAGGAAAAGCTCATGTTGGATATATTTCTAATGGAAAAGTTATTGGTCTTTCTAAAATTAATAGAATTGTCAATTTTTATGCAAAAAGACCCCAAGTTCAAGAACGTTTGACTATGCAAATAGTCAAATCTTTGAAAGAAATACTAGAAACTAAAGACGTAGCATGTGTGATAGATGCAAAACATTTATGTGTAAATTCACGGGGAATTAGAGATATAGAAAGTAGCACGATTACGACTGAATTAATCGGTTCATTTAAAAATAATCCGGAAATTAGAAGGGAGTTCTTCCATTACATTAGCATTCCATCAATAAATAAATATATGATGTGATGATCTCATACACAAATAATGGAACAACACTATTATGGAAAATATAGAATACAAAAATTGTATACGAAATCAGATAAAAATATATAATTCTTTGAAAGGAAAAAAAGAATTATTTCATCCTATTAATAGAGAATATATTGGAATTTACGTTTGTGGACCTACAGTTTATAATGATATTCATTTAGGAAACTGTCGGACTTTTATTTCATTTGATTTAGTTTTTCGTTATTTTAAACATTTAGGATACAAAGTCAGATATGTGAGAAATATTACGGATGTAGGACATTTAGAAAATGAAAAAGATGATGGAGAAGACAAAATATCTAAAAAATCCCGTATTGAAGGACTTGAACCTATGGAAATTGTTCAAAAATATACTCTCTCTTTTCATGAGATATTAAATCTTTTCAATACACTTCCACCTAGTATTGAACCAACAGCTACTGGGCATCTTATAGAACAAATAGATCTAATTCAAGAATTAATTAAAAAGGATTTAGCATACGAAATAAATGGTTCTGTTTATTTTGATATAAAAGAATATAATAAAAAATTTTCTTCTTACGGAAAATTGAGTCGTAATAAAATTCATAAACTTTTCAATGAAAAAAAATTTATATTTTCTGGAGAAAAACGTTCTAAACAAGATTTTTCTATTTGGAAAAGAGCTAGTTATAATCATATTATGAATTGGAATTCCCCATGGGGAAAAGGATTTCCTGGTTGGCATATAGAATGCACAACTATGAGTACAAAATATTTAGGAGAAGTTTTTGATATTCATGGTGGAGGAATAGATCTTAAGTTTCCACATCATGAATGTGAATTAGCACAAGCTGTAGGAGTTTATGGAAATAACAAGGATTACCTTGCACATTATTGGATGCATACAAATATGTTGACTTTAAATGGAAAAAAAATGAGCAAGTCTACAGGAAATCTTTTAGTTTTAAAAGATATAATAAACAAAAACTTTCATCCTACAATCATTCGATTTTTTATTTTGCAATCTCATTATCGTAGTATTTTAAATTTTTCCAATCAAGGACTTA from Blattabacterium cuenoti carries:
- the tsaB gene encoding tRNA (adenosine(37)-N6)-threonylcarbamoyltransferase complex dimerization subunit type 1 TsaB, which produces MSLILNLETSTKNCSVSIARKGICLLSIEEYSDEFIHSEKLHLLIQYAINISKIDLNHLKSVCVSKGPGSYTSLRIGISAAKGLCCALKIPLLSVDTLTVITQKINIKDGFLVPMIHAQSDLVYTSLFNHSKMRLTPIFVKKFGYNLFKSITKNKRVYFFGNVNFSKKEKKFFYELFRFIPKKITPSAMEMCSLSYEKFCNKEFNNIETFMPFYL
- the nadE gene encoding NAD(+) synthase yields the protein MIDTKKTIKHIVSWLKEYIKKSQSNGFIIGISGGIDSSVTSVLVAMTTHPTITLEMPILEKKKNFLSQKHINFLKSKFINVHSLKRDLSCLLNNFCTVVNTDDNNVTTITEIKKNKNLALANIKSRLRMMTLYYYANIKNYLVVGTGNKIEDFGVGFFTKYGDGGVDLHPIADLTKSEIRSIAKELNILDCIQNAIPTDGLWDDQRSDEEQLKASYEELEWAMKMSEKKLKRISSFKERKYEIMKIYQTLHKKNIHKMIPIPVCKIPRN
- the folE gene encoding GTP cyclohydrolase I FolE, which encodes MKEHKKILEKKTDSGDTETPLRNDAFCMNDEEKIDKIEKHFFHIMKILGLDMNDDSLRKTPKRVAKMFIKEIFSGLNPKTTPRSSTFENKYQYNQMLIEKNITVYSTCEHHFLPIVGKAHVGYISNGKVIGLSKINRIVNFYAKRPQVQERLTMQIVKSLKEILETKDVACVIDAKHLCVNSRGIRDIESSTITTELIGSFKNNPEIRREFFHYISIPSINKYMM
- the cysS gene encoding cysteine--tRNA ligase, with the protein product MENIEYKNCIRNQIKIYNSLKGKKELFHPINREYIGIYVCGPTVYNDIHLGNCRTFISFDLVFRYFKHLGYKVRYVRNITDVGHLENEKDDGEDKISKKSRIEGLEPMEIVQKYTLSFHEILNLFNTLPPSIEPTATGHLIEQIDLIQELIKKDLAYEINGSVYFDIKEYNKKFSSYGKLSRNKIHKLFNEKKFIFSGEKRSKQDFSIWKRASYNHIMNWNSPWGKGFPGWHIECTTMSTKYLGEVFDIHGGGIDLKFPHHECELAQAVGVYGNNKDYLAHYWMHTNMLTLNGKKMSKSTGNLLVLKDIINKNFHPTIIRFFILQSHYRSILNFSNQGLINAEKGYYRLMNAVEKLKYFSLNEKSKKNNSLLHFSIIDKWIKDCYNAINDDFNIPLLISHIFKATQLINHSINNMGSSDINLLNKYMNYFLFDILGLQTFEKKYLEDTSKKLKILTQRLIKFRREERKKKNWILSDRIRKELFHAGISLHDDKLS